In one window of Campylobacter coli DNA:
- a CDS encoding glycosyltransferase family 8 protein, which yields MKKKITICFSINNDFFLYLLVTVQSILNNINKKYLYEIVVFYTDLNVLYKQYLEKLKDLEYCSFRAIDLNEYLMNIDDSIFFEGERVTKETYYRFFIPRILKECDRVLYLDSDILVLNDISYLFEQELLEKELAIVCPDVAFLANSKIKVFFNGKQMLSSEYFSNCLCMKDTKNYFNAGVILFDIKKCLEFDLEKKLLEKLKKLKNPVWRDQDVLNSVLEGRVKLSKLYWNYQQNINGNLSRLSKDIILKYIKPDENIKIWHFNGGRKPWDNIDAEKAEVWWEYARQTVFYEKLLLEYFLKSNQKLNTKISPKKGAVDRIKRQLTYKMGAAIVEAKNPIKFIFLPATIMFLYISHKIQIKLYDFLVKLNPSNKLQSLEEYADYKDVVYVQKHLSYMLGKAFIDNPITFVFKIKKIYEYWKNEK from the coding sequence ATGAAAAAGAAAATAACAATTTGCTTTTCTATTAATAATGATTTTTTTTTATATCTACTTGTTACTGTGCAATCTATACTAAATAATATTAATAAAAAATATCTTTATGAGATTGTTGTTTTTTATACAGATCTTAATGTTCTATATAAACAGTATTTGGAGAAATTAAAGGACTTAGAATATTGTTCTTTTAGAGCCATAGATCTTAACGAGTATCTTATGAATATTGATGATTCTATTTTTTTTGAAGGAGAACGCGTAACAAAGGAAACTTATTATAGGTTTTTTATTCCGAGAATCTTAAAAGAGTGCGATAGGGTTTTGTATTTGGATTCGGATATTTTAGTATTAAATGATATTTCTTATTTATTTGAGCAGGAGTTATTGGAAAAAGAATTGGCTATCGTATGTCCAGATGTTGCTTTTTTGGCAAATTCTAAGATTAAAGTTTTTTTTAATGGAAAACAGATGTTGAGCAGTGAATATTTTAGTAACTGTCTTTGCATGAAAGATACTAAAAATTACTTTAATGCAGGTGTTATTCTTTTTGATATAAAGAAATGCTTAGAATTTGATTTGGAAAAAAAACTACTAGAGAAGTTAAAAAAGTTAAAAAATCCAGTTTGGCGTGATCAGGATGTCCTTAATAGTGTTTTGGAAGGAAGGGTAAAATTATCAAAGCTATATTGGAATTATCAGCAAAATATAAATGGAAATTTGTCAAGATTGTCAAAAGATATTATTTTGAAATATATAAAACCAGATGAAAATATCAAGATATGGCATTTTAATGGAGGGAGAAAACCTTGGGATAATATTGATGCAGAGAAAGCTGAAGTATGGTGGGAATATGCTAGACAAACTGTATTTTATGAAAAGTTGTTGCTAGAATATTTTTTAAAGAGTAATCAAAAGTTAAATACAAAAATATCTCCCAAAAAAGGAGCTGTGGATAGGATTAAAAGACAACTTACTTATAAAATGGGTGCAGCTATAGTAGAAGCAAAAAATCCAATAAAGTTTATTTTTTTACCTGCAACGATTATGTTTTTGTATATATCTCATAAAATTCAAATAAAATTATATGATTTTTTAGTAAAGCTGAATCCATCTAATAAGCTGCAGTCTTTGGAAGAGTATGCTGATTATAAAGATGTTGTATATGTCCAAAAACATTTATCTTATATGTTAGGTAAAGCTTTTATTGATAATCCTATAACTTTCGTATTTAAAATAAAAAAAATTTATGAGTATTGGAAAAATGAAAAATAA
- a CDS encoding phosphoglycerate dehydrogenase: MKVFVSTHPFGETSKKPLELLDVNGFEVRLNNHGRKITSQELAKDIKDAEVLIAGTEKITEEVLKNAPNLKLISRVGIGLDGVDLELCRKYDIGVAYTPDAPTMAVAELCVGLMLDLARKISFTDVNFKQGVWNRHMGMLLYGKTIGIVGMGRIGKSLIKLLSSFNVSFKVCEPNPDFAFLKMYNIELVDKVRLLKESDIVSLNLPLKIDTANFLSFSELEVMKKHAILINTARGGIVNENDLYMALKNNIIAGAAVDVFEEEPYKGKLRELDNVVLTCHMGASTIESRTDMETQAVEEAIRYKNNISLKNEVFENE; encoded by the coding sequence ATGAAAGTATTTGTATCAACTCATCCATTTGGAGAGACTTCTAAGAAGCCATTGGAATTGTTAGATGTAAATGGATTTGAAGTTAGATTAAATAATCATGGAAGAAAAATCACTTCACAAGAGTTAGCTAAAGATATCAAAGATGCTGAAGTTTTGATAGCGGGTACTGAAAAAATTACAGAAGAGGTTTTAAAAAATGCTCCAAATTTAAAACTTATATCAAGAGTTGGGATAGGATTGGATGGTGTTGATTTGGAGTTATGCCGTAAATATGATATAGGAGTTGCTTATACTCCTGATGCACCTACTATGGCTGTGGCTGAATTATGCGTAGGTTTAATGCTTGATTTGGCAAGAAAAATTAGCTTTACTGATGTAAACTTTAAACAAGGCGTTTGGAATAGACATATGGGTATGTTACTTTATGGTAAAACGATCGGTATTGTTGGGATGGGGAGAATAGGAAAAAGTCTAATTAAACTATTATCTTCTTTTAATGTTTCCTTTAAGGTGTGTGAACCAAATCCAGATTTTGCTTTTTTAAAAATGTACAATATAGAATTGGTGGATAAGGTAAGATTGCTAAAAGAGTCTGATATTGTATCTTTAAATCTACCATTAAAAATAGATACTGCAAATTTTTTATCATTTAGTGAATTAGAAGTTATGAAAAAGCATGCTATTTTAATTAATACAGCAAGAGGCGGTATAGTCAATGAGAATGATTTATATATGGCCTTAAAAAATAATATTATCGCAGGTGCAGCTGTGGATGTTTTTGAAGAGGAACCATATAAGGGTAAGCTAAGAGAACTTGACAATGTTGTTTTAACTTGCCATATGGGCGCTAGCACTATAGAAAGTAGAACAGATATGGAGACACAAGCTGTAGAAGAAGCAATAAGATACAAAAACAACATTTCTTTAAAAAATGAGGTTTTTGAAAATGAATAA
- a CDS encoding acylneuraminate cytidylyltransferase family protein, with the protein MKINALLPMKGNSERVKNKNMKDFNGFPLYHAIMKALLESSYINKIFINTDSDVIASDVKKSFGDGIVIIKRPKEIQGDFVSMNDIIAYDLTQCNGEYFLQTHSTNPLLKTSTIDLAIEKFFDNLDVYDSLFSVTRVQARFYDKNAKAINHNPEELLRTQDLESMYEENSNFYIFSKNSFNMAGKKRIGLKPQIFSMNKLEAIDIDNPEDFILAELLYKNRDII; encoded by the coding sequence ATGAAGATAAATGCATTATTGCCAATGAAAGGGAATTCAGAAAGAGTAAAAAATAAGAATATGAAAGATTTTAATGGATTTCCTTTGTATCATGCAATCATGAAAGCTTTATTGGAATCTTCTTATATAAATAAAATATTTATAAATACAGATAGTGATGTTATAGCCTCTGATGTGAAGAAAAGTTTCGGGGATGGTATTGTTATCATTAAAAGACCTAAGGAAATTCAAGGTGATTTTGTATCTATGAATGATATCATCGCTTATGACTTGACTCAGTGTAATGGAGAGTATTTTTTGCAAACGCATAGCACAAATCCTTTACTGAAAACATCTACTATTGATTTGGCTATTGAAAAGTTTTTTGATAATCTAGATGTATATGATAGTTTATTTAGCGTTACGAGGGTGCAGGCTAGATTTTACGATAAAAATGCAAAAGCTATAAATCATAATCCCGAAGAGCTTCTAAGAACACAGGATTTAGAATCTATGTATGAAGAGAATTCAAATTTTTATATTTTTTCTAAAAATTCATTTAATATGGCTGGTAAAAAAAGAATTGGTCTAAAACCTCAGATATTTTCTATGAATAAGCTTGAAGCTATAGATATAGATAATCCAGAAGATTTTATTCTAGCAGAATTGCTATATAAAAATAGGGATATAATATGA
- a CDS encoding 6-hydroxymethylpterin diphosphokinase MptE-like protein → MFILNDLLNKYGVLFEFLIVEQDIVPFLKEKLVGYCKENSNVKYHFLYNPYEFNLNWGKNVAARYFSGAKTIVFYDFDFIVKDNFVEEIYLCNQEKCKVSSPFGYIYYLDKMNSYNFKKQSNLQNISLLKKTNFLKSIVDGLCIFNRNFFLEINGFNQHMPFDIENKISNLILKYICKESEIRISDETYFCLWKPQKYELQNNFGFTFLKEKYGNSYFESRKLFNNICLNDCKINEEQVAKYSSLKKQFFGDADLYRFEKRNLCQYFFQKQAKTNDFYCKNLEYGESLYQISFNDIYKINNFRNVFKRKKRCFIIGNGPSLNKHDLFLLKNEITFGFNSIFYKKNEFKPNFYIVEDSLVMKERLREIENYEVQYKFFPINYKELLKPSQNQFFFKMNLGFYQGTSRYFRIPRFSLDATEELFCGQSVTYIALQLAYFMGFEEVYLIGMDFHYIIPESHKRVGSTLVSDTDDPNHFHKDYFGKGKSWHDPKLHEVAKNYKMAKLIYESSGRKIYNATIGGKLEIFDRVDYYSIFKKSNIPNTGAVEQVKKHLSYKLGKAIIHDTKQFKNIINFPFRIFRIVKEHNKDKNNIGKNLREYSDYPEAVKIQQYFSYRLGKCIVSNYKNPFLLYKLIKIVIEYKRRK, encoded by the coding sequence TTGTTTATCTTAAATGATTTGCTTAACAAGTATGGCGTATTGTTTGAATTTCTTATTGTAGAGCAAGATATAGTCCCATTTTTAAAAGAAAAATTAGTAGGATATTGTAAAGAAAATAGCAATGTAAAATATCACTTTCTCTATAATCCTTATGAATTTAATCTTAATTGGGGAAAAAATGTTGCCGCAAGGTATTTTTCAGGTGCAAAAACTATTGTTTTTTATGATTTTGATTTTATTGTAAAAGATAATTTTGTAGAAGAAATTTATTTATGCAATCAAGAAAAATGTAAAGTCTCCTCACCATTTGGATATATATACTATCTAGATAAAATGAATTCATATAATTTTAAAAAACAATCAAATCTTCAAAATATATCTTTGTTAAAAAAAACTAATTTTTTAAAATCTATTGTAGATGGATTATGTATATTTAATAGGAATTTTTTTTTAGAAATCAATGGCTTTAATCAGCATATGCCTTTTGACATTGAAAATAAGATATCAAATTTGATACTTAAGTACATCTGCAAAGAGAGCGAGATTAGAATTTCTGATGAGACTTATTTTTGTTTATGGAAGCCTCAAAAATACGAACTACAAAATAACTTTGGATTTACATTTTTAAAAGAAAAGTATGGGAATAGTTATTTTGAGAGCAGAAAACTTTTTAATAATATTTGTTTAAACGATTGTAAAATTAATGAGGAGCAAGTTGCAAAATATAGCTCATTAAAAAAACAATTTTTTGGAGATGCAGATTTATACCGGTTTGAAAAAAGAAACTTATGCCAATATTTTTTTCAAAAACAAGCAAAAACTAATGATTTTTATTGTAAAAATTTGGAATATGGAGAATCATTGTATCAGATTTCTTTTAATGATATTTATAAAATAAACAATTTTAGAAATGTATTTAAAAGAAAAAAAAGATGTTTTATAATTGGTAATGGACCTTCGTTAAACAAACATGATTTGTTTTTATTGAAAAATGAGATTACTTTTGGATTTAACTCTATTTTTTATAAAAAAAATGAATTTAAGCCAAATTTTTACATTGTCGAAGATAGTTTGGTAATGAAAGAAAGGCTGAGGGAAATTGAAAATTATGAAGTCCAGTATAAGTTTTTTCCTATAAATTATAAAGAATTATTAAAACCTTCCCAAAATCAATTTTTTTTTAAAATGAATTTAGGTTTCTATCAAGGAACTTCTAGATATTTTCGTATACCAAGGTTTTCTTTAGATGCAACTGAAGAATTATTTTGCGGACAAAGCGTCACTTATATCGCATTACAATTAGCTTATTTTATGGGTTTTGAAGAAGTATATTTAATTGGAATGGATTTTCATTATATTATACCAGAATCTCATAAAAGAGTCGGTAGTACTTTGGTATCTGATACAGATGATCCAAACCATTTTCATAAAGACTATTTTGGAAAGGGTAAAAGTTGGCATGACCCAAAACTTCATGAAGTTGCAAAAAACTATAAAATGGCGAAATTAATTTATGAAAGTTCAGGGAGAAAAATTTATAATGCTACTATTGGAGGAAAATTGGAAATTTTTGATAGAGTAGATTATTATTCTATATTTAAAAAATCAAATATACCAAATACCGGTGCTGTAGAGCAGGTTAAAAAGCATTTGAGTTATAAACTTGGAAAAGCTATTATTCATGATACAAAGCAATTCAAGAATATAATTAATTTTCCTTTTAGAATATTTAGAATTGTTAAAGAACATAATAAAGATAAAAACAATATTGGCAAAAATCTAAGAGAGTATAGTGATTACCCTGAGGCTGTAAAAATACAACAATATTTTTCCTATAGACTAGGGAAGTGCATTGTTTCTAACTATAAAAATCCATTTTTATTATATAAATTAATAAAAATTGTTATAGAGTATAAAAGAAGAAAATAG
- a CDS encoding aldolase/citrate lyase family protein translates to MKLKEKLKNNQLTIGSWISIGHACIVEVMADAGFEWLVIDFEHTSMNYETVQNLIIVIQSKNIKALVRVSKNEEVIIKKVLDMGADGIIVPMIKSEADAIEAVEFAKYPPIGKRGVGLFRAQGYGSKFEEYKNWVNDNLIIIAQIEHYEAVENIEDIVNTDGIDGVIIGPYDLSGSLGFPGEYHRIEVKEAIARVLRCCKKYNIPSGFHVIETDPKKLQERIHEGCTFLAYSLDFLFLSDSARKGMEIIKKGI, encoded by the coding sequence ATGAAATTAAAAGAAAAACTAAAAAATAATCAGTTAACTATAGGAAGTTGGATTAGTATCGGCCATGCTTGTATTGTTGAAGTAATGGCAGATGCTGGTTTTGAATGGCTTGTGATAGATTTTGAACATACTTCTATGAATTACGAGACAGTTCAAAATTTAATTATTGTTATTCAGTCTAAGAACATTAAGGCTTTGGTTAGGGTAAGCAAAAATGAAGAGGTAATTATAAAAAAAGTTTTAGATATGGGAGCCGACGGTATTATAGTTCCGATGATTAAGAGTGAAGCAGATGCAATTGAAGCGGTTGAATTCGCAAAGTATCCCCCTATTGGCAAAAGAGGTGTAGGATTGTTTAGGGCTCAAGGTTATGGATCAAAATTTGAAGAATATAAAAATTGGGTTAATGATAATCTCATTATCATTGCTCAAATAGAGCATTATGAGGCTGTTGAAAATATAGAAGATATAGTAAATACCGATGGAATTGATGGAGTTATTATAGGTCCGTATGATTTATCTGGGAGTTTGGGTTTTCCTGGGGAGTATCATAGAATAGAGGTAAAAGAGGCTATTGCTAGAGTTTTAAGATGTTGTAAAAAGTATAATATACCTTCGGGCTTTCATGTAATAGAAACTGATCCAAAAAAACTTCAGGAAAGAATACATGAAGGTTGTACTTTTTTGGCCTATAGTTTGGACTTTCTATTTTTAAGCGATAGCGCAAGGAAAGGTATGGAGATTATCAAAAAAGGAATTTAA
- a CDS encoding glycosyltransferase, translating to MSIGKMKNNIKTVGVVIPIYNVEKYLRECLDSVINQSYTNLEIILVNDGSTDENSLNIAKEYTLKDKRITLFDKKNGGLSSARNVGIEYFSGEYKLKNKTQTIKENSLIEFNLEGNNPYEIYTVYKSYKAFNDKKDLINFTYPNIDYIIFLDSDDYWELNCIEECVPRMDGVEVLWFNRKRFYDGIDEPKVIPKFLIELYEFQHEGVVSRKEWLAKSLELNIMKFWFSVMGMIDFGYLKSIKLKFLNGIIYEDQSFGVLLFLQLENVFIFPVKMYNYRIRGNSIMNHDKKIKNENFNPYTIGIYKKFNGDNIKAKKYIISYSWCMMALQLLNYMQEKRVWNIEKKFLERMIGNYSLFSIMAKRNIQEDPCKIDLLFCLNMKDLVAFMNFENKRLFVKKVEEKKRCLLYKTGNIILNSNKPINMILLPYNLLKIVIDYKIKRRSKIISNSEIDFKDKNSDVYLYIEYLARLKVENYLSYKLGEILINNCKVWYKGGIFKLPFDIYKIVRHIKENR from the coding sequence ATGAGTATTGGAAAAATGAAAAATAATATTAAAACCGTCGGTGTAGTAATCCCTATCTACAATGTAGAAAAATATTTAAGAGAATGCTTAGATAGTGTTATCAATCAAAGTTATACAAACTTAGAAATCATACTTGTAAATGATGGTAGCACAGATGAAAACTCATTAAACATAGCAAAAGAATATACTTTAAAAGATAAAAGAATTACTCTTTTTGATAAAAAAAATGGTGGTTTAAGCAGTGCTAGAAATGTAGGTATAGAATATTTTAGTGGAGAATACAAACTCAAAAACAAAACCCAAACCATCAAAGAAAATTCTTTAATAGAATTTAACCTAGAAGGTAATAATCCTTATGAAATATACACTGTATATAAAAGCTATAAAGCTTTTAATGACAAAAAAGATTTAATAAATTTTACTTATCCCAATATAGATTATATTATCTTTTTAGATTCTGATGATTATTGGGAATTAAACTGCATAGAAGAATGTGTACCTAGAATGGATGGGGTAGAGGTGCTTTGGTTTAATCGTAAGCGTTTTTATGATGGGATAGATGAACCAAAAGTGATACCTAAATTTTTAATCGAATTATATGAGTTTCAGCATGAAGGAGTTGTAAGTAGGAAAGAGTGGCTAGCAAAATCTTTAGAGTTAAATATAATGAAATTTTGGTTTTCTGTTATGGGCATGATTGATTTTGGATATTTAAAATCAATAAAACTTAAATTTCTAAATGGTATTATTTATGAAGATCAATCTTTTGGTGTTTTATTATTTTTGCAATTGGAGAATGTTTTTATTTTTCCTGTTAAAATGTATAATTATAGAATACGGGGAAATAGCATAATGAATCATGATAAAAAGATAAAAAATGAAAATTTCAATCCATACACGATTGGTATTTATAAAAAATTTAATGGAGATAATATTAAAGCAAAGAAATATATTATATCATATAGCTGGTGCATGATGGCTTTACAACTTTTAAATTATATGCAAGAAAAGAGGGTGTGGAATATAGAAAAAAAATTTTTAGAAAGAATGATTGGCAACTATTCTCTATTTTCAATAATGGCAAAAAGGAATATACAAGAAGATCCTTGCAAAATTGATCTTTTGTTTTGTTTAAATATGAAAGATTTAGTGGCTTTCATGAATTTTGAAAATAAGAGGCTTTTTGTAAAAAAGGTTGAAGAGAAAAAAAGATGTCTCTTGTACAAAACAGGTAATATAATACTTAATAGTAATAAACCAATCAATATGATTTTGCTACCATATAATTTACTAAAGATAGTAATAGATTATAAAATTAAAAGACGGTCAAAAATAATATCAAATTCAGAAATAGATTTTAAGGATAAAAATTCTGATGTTTATTTATATATAGAATATCTAGCTAGATTAAAAGTTGAAAACTATCTTTCTTATAAGTTGGGTGAAATTTTAATAAATAATTGTAAGGTTTGGTACAAGGGTGGAATTTTTAAATTACCATTTGATATATATAAGATCGTAAGACATATAAAGGAAAACCGATGA
- a CDS encoding NAD(P)-dependent oxidoreductase, with product MNKKVLVFGGGGFIGSYVVEELLTNNYNVLYADLNPCDNIPMQFFRKCDIMQKKEVELLCQDADIVFNFAGFANLDDAIANPLKTLELNVVGNMHILEGCRKCKIKRYIYASSAYAMSDKGSFYGISKLTSEKLIEEYFKKFGLKFTIIRYGSVYGEREYYNNYIYNLVKEAMLTGKISHSGDGEEIREYIHVYDVARLALQIIENSDFENEHLILTGTERIRRKELFEMINEMLGGEIEISLKASGYHNHYKTTPYSFHPARSKKLIANPHIDMGQGILECMKNIEKKYL from the coding sequence ATGAATAAAAAGGTATTGGTTTTTGGAGGAGGAGGTTTTATAGGCAGCTATGTTGTAGAGGAGTTATTGACCAATAATTACAATGTACTATATGCTGATTTAAATCCATGCGATAATATTCCAATGCAGTTTTTTAGAAAATGTGATATTATGCAAAAAAAAGAAGTTGAGCTTTTATGTCAGGATGCGGATATAGTATTCAATTTTGCAGGTTTTGCCAATTTAGATGATGCTATTGCAAATCCTTTAAAAACTTTAGAATTAAATGTTGTGGGAAATATGCATATTTTAGAAGGGTGTAGAAAATGTAAAATAAAAAGATACATCTACGCAAGTAGTGCTTATGCCATGAGTGATAAAGGTTCTTTTTATGGTATTAGTAAGTTAACATCCGAAAAACTTATTGAGGAATATTTTAAAAAATTTGGGTTAAAATTTACTATTATCCGTTATGGTTCAGTATACGGGGAAAGGGAGTATTATAATAATTATATTTATAATCTAGTTAAAGAGGCAATGCTTACTGGAAAGATTTCTCATAGTGGCGATGGTGAAGAAATTAGAGAATATATTCATGTTTACGATGTTGCAAGGTTGGCTCTGCAGATTATAGAAAATAGTGATTTTGAAAATGAGCATTTGATTTTAACTGGTACGGAAAGAATCCGACGAAAAGAATTATTTGAAATGATAAACGAGATGCTCGGAGGCGAAATAGAAATATCGCTCAAAGCTTCGGGCTATCATAATCATTATAAAACTACTCCATATTCATTTCATCCAGCAAGAAGTAAAAAGTTGATAGCAAATCCTCATATTGATATGGGGCAGGGTATTTTGGAGTGCATGAAAAATATAGAAAAGAAATATTTATGA